From the genome of Streptococcus lutetiensis, one region includes:
- the rplQ gene encoding 50S ribosomal protein L17, whose translation MAYRKLGRTSSQRKAMLRDLTTDLLINESIVTTEARAKEIRKTVEKMITLGKRGDLHARRQAAAFVRNEIASENFDEATEKYSSQTALQKLFDEIAPRYAERNGGYTRILKTEPRRGDAAPMAIIELV comes from the coding sequence ATGGCTTACCGTAAACTAGGACGCACTAGCTCACAACGTAAAGCAATGCTTCGTGATTTGACAACAGATCTTTTGATTAACGAATCTATTGTAACAACTGAAGCTCGTGCTAAAGAAATCCGTAAAACAGTTGAAAAAATGATTACTTTAGGTAAACGTGGTGATCTTCATGCACGTCGTCAAGCTGCTGCTTTCGTACGTAATGAAATTGCATCTGAAAACTTTGATGAAGCTACTGAAAAATACTCTTCACAAACAGCTCTTCAAAAACTTTTCGATGAAATCGCACCTCGCTATGCAGAACGCAACGGTGGATACACTCGTATTCTTAAAACTGAACCTCGCCGTGGTGATGCTGCTCCAATGGCAATCATTGAATTAGTATAA
- the ispE gene encoding 4-(cytidine 5'-diphospho)-2-C-methyl-D-erythritol kinase, whose product MVIIEKAPAKINLGLDIVGKRPDGYHDLSMLMVSVDLNDYITVSEISSSDIVVESNNHKMPLNAKNDVFKAAQLIKDRYGIKSGVKIELEKAIPICAGLGGGSTDAAATIRALNKLWQLKLSKDEMIEIGFQVGSDVPYCLGAGCACISGKGEIVECLNTSLSAWVVLVKPDFGVSTRTVFPEIDCETISRVDIGSLKEAVLANDYEQIIAHMGNSLEDITIKRKPFIQKIKDRMMKCGADAALMTGSGPTVFGLCRSEKKADRLVNSMRGFCKEVYKVRIL is encoded by the coding sequence ATGGTTATTATTGAAAAGGCACCTGCTAAGATTAATTTAGGCTTGGATATTGTTGGGAAAAGGCCTGATGGTTATCATGATTTATCAATGCTTATGGTTAGTGTTGATTTAAATGATTACATTACAGTTTCTGAGATTTCTAGTTCAGATATTGTTGTTGAATCTAACAATCATAAGATGCCTTTAAATGCTAAAAATGATGTTTTTAAAGCTGCTCAGCTTATTAAGGATAGGTATGGCATCAAGTCTGGTGTTAAGATTGAACTGGAGAAAGCAATTCCTATTTGTGCTGGTTTAGGTGGTGGTTCTACAGATGCTGCCGCTACTATTAGAGCTTTAAACAAGTTATGGCAGCTAAAATTATCTAAGGATGAAATGATCGAAATTGGTTTTCAAGTTGGCAGTGATGTACCGTATTGTTTAGGAGCTGGTTGTGCTTGTATTTCTGGTAAAGGTGAAATTGTTGAGTGTTTAAATACGTCTTTGTCTGCTTGGGTTGTTTTGGTTAAGCCTGATTTTGGTGTTTCAACGCGCACGGTTTTTCCTGAGATTGATTGTGAGACGATTTCTCGTGTTGATATTGGTTCTTTAAAGGAAGCTGTTTTGGCTAATGATTATGAACAGATTATTGCTCATATGGGGAATTCTTTAGAGGATATTACGATTAAGCGCAAGCCATTTATCCAAAAAATAAAAGATCGTATGATGAAGTGTGGGGCTGATGCTGCTTTAATGACAGGAAGTGGTCCAACGGTTTTTGGTTTGTGTCGCTCAGAGAAAAAAGCAGATCGTTTGGTTAATAGTATGCGAGGCTTCTGTAAGGAAGTTTACAAAGTACGGATATTGTGA
- a CDS encoding zinc-dependent MarR family transcriptional regulator, giving the protein MQLEKQIDCLVNEILLKTENQHELLFGTCQSGVELTNTQEHILMLLSQERLTNSALAKRLNISQAAVTKAIKCLVKEGMLAPVKNKDDARVTYFELTELAKPVADEHTHHHHATLSVYKKMIDNFSDEEQSVISRFLTTFSDELEGCK; this is encoded by the coding sequence ATGCAGCTAGAAAAACAAATTGATTGTCTAGTAAATGAAATTTTATTAAAAACCGAAAATCAGCACGAGTTATTATTTGGTACTTGTCAAAGCGGTGTCGAATTAACCAATACACAAGAACATATTCTGATGCTTTTGTCGCAAGAACGCTTGACAAATTCTGCCTTGGCAAAACGTTTGAATATTAGCCAAGCCGCTGTTACGAAAGCTATTAAGTGTTTAGTGAAAGAGGGAATGCTTGCTCCTGTGAAAAATAAGGATGATGCCCGTGTGACTTATTTTGAATTGACTGAGCTTGCTAAACCTGTCGCAGATGAACATACTCATCACCATCATGCGACATTGTCAGTGTACAAAAAAATGATTGATAATTTTTCAGATGAAGAACAGTCAGTTATTTCAAGATTTTTGACTACTTTTTCAGATGAGCTAGAAGGGTGTAAATGA
- a CDS encoding DNA-directed RNA polymerase subunit alpha, which produces MIEFEKPIITKIDENKDYGRFVIEPLERGYGTTLGNSLRRVLLSSLPGAAVTSIKIDGVLHEFDTIPGVREDVMQIILNIKGLAVKSYVDDEKIIELDVEGPAEVTAGDILTDSDVEIVNPDHYLFTIAEGHSLKATMTVAKKRGYVPAEGNKKEDAPVGTLAVDSIYTPVKKVNYQVEPARVGSNDGFDKLTIEIMTNGTIIPEDALGLSARVLIEHLNLFTDLTEVAKNTDVMKETEKVNDEKVLDRTIEELDLSVRSYNCLKRAGINTVFDLTEKTEPEMMKVRNLGRKSLEEVKVKLADLGLGLKNDK; this is translated from the coding sequence ATGATTGAGTTTGAAAAACCAATAATAACAAAAATTGATGAAAATAAAGATTACGGCAGATTTGTTATCGAGCCACTTGAACGTGGATACGGTACAACTCTAGGTAATTCTCTTCGTCGTGTACTCTTGTCTTCACTCCCAGGTGCGGCAGTAACATCAATTAAAATTGATGGAGTACTCCACGAATTTGACACTATTCCAGGTGTACGCGAAGATGTTATGCAAATCATCCTTAACATTAAAGGACTTGCAGTAAAATCTTATGTTGATGATGAAAAAATTATCGAACTTGATGTTGAAGGTCCAGCAGAAGTTACTGCAGGGGATATCTTGACTGATAGCGATGTTGAAATCGTCAACCCAGACCACTATCTCTTTACAATCGCTGAAGGACACAGTTTGAAAGCAACAATGACTGTTGCTAAAAAACGTGGTTACGTTCCAGCCGAAGGTAATAAAAAAGAAGATGCTCCAGTGGGAACATTGGCTGTAGACTCTATCTACACACCAGTGAAAAAAGTTAATTATCAAGTTGAACCTGCTCGTGTAGGTAGCAATGACGGCTTTGATAAATTAACAATCGAAATCATGACAAATGGCACAATCATTCCTGAAGATGCTTTAGGTCTATCAGCACGTGTTTTGATTGAACACTTGAATCTGTTTACTGACCTTACAGAAGTGGCTAAAAACACTGACGTAATGAAAGAAACTGAAAAAGTTAATGATGAAAAAGTGCTTGACCGTACTATCGAAGAACTTGATTTGTCAGTCCGCTCATATAACTGTCTTAAACGTGCAGGTATCAACACTGTATTTGATTTGACAGAAAAAACTGAGCCTGAAATGATGAAAGTCCGTAACCTTGGTCGTAAAAGCCTTGAAGAAGTCAAAGTTAAACTTGCTGATCTTGGACTCGGACTCAAAAACGATAAATAA
- a CDS encoding metal ABC transporter ATP-binding protein — protein sequence MRYITVEDLSFQYDSEPVLEGINYHLDSGEFVTLTGENGAAKSTLVKATLGILTPKSGQVTISKINKDGKKLRIAYLPQQIASFNAGFPSTVHEFVRSGRYPRNGWFRRLTKHDEEHVKVSLESVGMWENRNKRIGSLSGGQKQRIVIARIFASDPDIFILDEPTTGMDAGTTERFYELMHHSAHTHGKSVLMITHDPDEVKRYADRNIHLVRSQKTPWNCFDLHTLTKKGAKNAD from the coding sequence ATGAGATATATTACAGTAGAAGATTTGTCTTTCCAATATGACAGTGAACCTGTCTTGGAAGGAATTAATTACCATTTAGATAGTGGTGAATTTGTTACTTTAACTGGTGAAAATGGAGCTGCTAAATCGACTTTGGTTAAAGCAACATTAGGTATTTTGACACCAAAGAGTGGTCAGGTGACAATCTCTAAAATAAATAAAGATGGCAAGAAACTTCGTATTGCCTATTTGCCACAGCAGATTGCTAGTTTTAATGCTGGTTTTCCGTCAACGGTTCATGAATTCGTCCGTTCTGGTCGATACCCTAGAAATGGTTGGTTTCGTCGTTTGACAAAGCACGACGAAGAACATGTTAAGGTTAGTCTAGAATCAGTTGGTATGTGGGAAAATCGCAATAAGCGCATTGGTAGCTTATCTGGAGGTCAAAAACAACGTATTGTGATTGCACGTATTTTTGCTTCAGATCCTGATATTTTTATTTTAGATGAACCAACAACTGGTATGGATGCTGGAACAACTGAAAGATTTTACGAATTGATGCATCACAGTGCACATACACATGGAAAATCTGTTCTGATGATTACGCATGATCCAGATGAGGTGAAACGTTATGCTGATCGTAACATTCACTTGGTTCGTAGTCAAAAGACACCTTGGAATTGCTTCGATCTTCATACTTTAACAAAGAAAGGAGCTAAGAATGCTGACTGA